In Roseomonas gilardii, a genomic segment contains:
- a CDS encoding PAS domain S-box protein — protein MPELERMVRRQRLLAGFGEFALRSDSLDEVLTEACHLVGEALGTKRARLLEISQDGRYLLVRAGVGWQADIVGKLRLPMSEHSSETFSIKAGQPVISRDIHQEDRFEVPAFMKEAGVVALANVPVFLPGGQPYGLLQVDDIRPRDFGEKDAEFLRTYAAILGPVIGRLHLVHRLGATEERFRLVVENARDYAIFVTDAEDRITDWFPGAEAVFGWTAEEAVGQSGSMLSTPQDRKHSQDAREIETARREGTAPNRRWHLRKGGERVFIDGIVTALNSPDGSPRGFLRIGQDVTGRHRTEDALRESEARFRHMADSAPALIWMTDADGQIVFANMHFDHMFGRPAAEMLGEGWAAIVLEEDLGPFLVAFEEAFRARRPFRSEVRVYDAARRIRWLRCEGVPRLDDAGRFLGYTGCNVDITEVRLAAEELEQRIAERTAELMTVEETLRQAQKMEAVGQLTGGIAHDFNNMLQGVTGGLDMARRRVAEGRTGEALRYLDAVKDAAERAAGLTRRLLAFARRQPLEPKAVDADGLIAGLADLIRRTMGPGIGVDMRLRDGTGSVLCDANELESALLNLCINARDAMPEGGRLTIGTEVVELTAADTLDGEALPGRYVAISVADSGTGMSPEVLERVFDPFFTTKPQGQGTGLGLSQVWGFMRQSGGLVRIVSTPGRGTTVRLLLPLHKDMVPEEEPEAAPPSYAISRATVMLVDDEDGVRQPAADRLRELGYIVLEARDGPEALRILASHHPDLLVTDVGLPNGMNGQQVAEALRKQLPRLPVLFITGYASTPLPTDAETIAKPFRLDALARRVQALLQPAIPSQ, from the coding sequence ATGCCTGAACTCGAGCGGATGGTCAGGCGCCAACGGCTACTCGCCGGTTTCGGTGAATTCGCCCTGCGCAGCGACAGCCTGGACGAGGTTCTGACAGAGGCCTGCCATCTGGTCGGTGAGGCCCTGGGGACAAAGCGCGCCAGGCTGCTCGAGATCAGCCAGGATGGCCGGTACCTCCTGGTGCGGGCGGGCGTCGGCTGGCAGGCCGACATCGTCGGCAAGCTGCGCCTGCCGATGAGCGAGCATTCCTCCGAGACGTTCTCGATCAAAGCCGGCCAGCCTGTCATCAGCCGCGATATCCACCAGGAAGACCGGTTCGAGGTGCCCGCCTTCATGAAAGAGGCCGGGGTGGTAGCACTGGCGAACGTGCCGGTCTTCCTGCCGGGTGGGCAGCCCTATGGCCTGCTGCAGGTCGACGATATCAGGCCGCGCGACTTCGGTGAGAAGGATGCGGAATTCCTGCGCACCTACGCCGCGATCCTGGGTCCTGTGATCGGCCGCCTGCACCTGGTACACCGGTTGGGGGCAACCGAGGAACGGTTCCGTCTCGTTGTCGAGAACGCGCGGGACTACGCGATCTTCGTCACGGACGCCGAAGACCGCATCACCGACTGGTTTCCCGGAGCGGAAGCGGTCTTCGGTTGGACGGCGGAGGAGGCCGTTGGGCAATCCGGCAGTATGCTTTCCACCCCGCAGGATCGAAAGCATAGCCAGGACGCCAGGGAGATCGAGACGGCCCGGCGGGAGGGAACCGCGCCAAACCGGCGCTGGCACCTGCGCAAAGGCGGGGAACGGGTGTTCATCGACGGCATCGTCACGGCACTGAACAGCCCGGATGGTAGCCCGCGCGGCTTTCTCAGGATCGGCCAGGACGTCACCGGCCGCCACCGGACGGAGGATGCGCTACGCGAGAGCGAGGCGCGGTTCCGCCACATGGCCGACAGCGCTCCGGCGTTGATCTGGATGACCGATGCGGATGGTCAAATCGTCTTTGCCAACATGCACTTCGACCACATGTTCGGACGACCTGCCGCGGAGATGCTGGGAGAAGGGTGGGCCGCCATCGTGCTGGAGGAGGATCTCGGGCCGTTCCTTGTGGCCTTTGAGGAAGCCTTCCGGGCCCGGCGGCCGTTCAGGTCCGAGGTGCGGGTGTATGATGCGGCGAGACGGATACGCTGGCTAAGGTGCGAGGGTGTCCCGAGGTTGGACGACGCAGGCAGGTTCCTCGGCTACACAGGCTGCAACGTGGATATCACCGAAGTGCGGCTGGCGGCCGAGGAACTGGAACAGCGCATCGCCGAACGCACGGCAGAGCTGATGACGGTCGAGGAGACGCTCCGGCAGGCACAGAAGATGGAGGCGGTGGGGCAGCTCACAGGCGGCATCGCGCACGACTTCAACAACATGCTCCAGGGCGTCACCGGCGGCCTCGACATGGCGCGGCGCCGCGTTGCCGAAGGCCGCACCGGGGAAGCACTCCGGTACCTGGACGCTGTGAAGGATGCGGCCGAGCGTGCGGCGGGATTGACGCGCCGCCTGCTGGCCTTCGCGCGGCGGCAGCCGCTGGAGCCGAAAGCGGTGGATGCGGATGGGCTGATCGCAGGACTGGCGGATCTGATCCGCCGCACGATGGGACCCGGGATCGGGGTGGACATGCGGCTTCGCGACGGCACCGGCAGTGTGCTCTGCGACGCCAACGAACTCGAAAGCGCGTTGCTGAACCTCTGCATCAACGCCCGCGATGCCATGCCCGAGGGTGGACGGCTGACGATCGGCACGGAGGTGGTGGAACTCACCGCGGCGGACACCCTGGACGGGGAGGCACTGCCAGGCCGCTACGTGGCGATCTCGGTCGCGGACAGCGGGACGGGCATGTCGCCAGAAGTGCTGGAGCGGGTGTTCGACCCGTTCTTCACCACCAAGCCGCAGGGCCAGGGCACGGGGTTGGGGCTGAGCCAGGTCTGGGGCTTCATGCGGCAGTCGGGTGGGCTGGTGCGGATCGTGAGTACCCCAGGGCGGGGTACCACGGTCCGGCTCCTCCTGCCGCTGCACAAGGACATGGTGCCGGAGGAGGAGCCGGAGGCGGCACCGCCGTCCTATGCCATCTCGCGTGCCACGGTGATGCTGGTCGATGATGAGGATGGGGTCCGCCAGCCGGCGGCCGACCGGTTGCGCGAACTCGGTTACATCGTGCTGGAGGCGCGGGACGGGCCGGAGGCACTGCGGATCCTGGCTTCCCACCATCCGGACCTGCTGGTCACCGACGTCGGGCTGCCGAACGGCATGAATGGGCAACAGGTGGCCGAGGCGCTCCGCAAGCAGTTGCCGAGGCTGCCGGTGCTGTTCATCACCGGCTATGCCAGCACGCCACTGCCGACGGATGCCGAGACGATCGCCAAGCCCTTCAGGCTCGATGCCCTAGCGCGGCGGGTTCAAGCACTTCTGCAGCCTGCGATTCCTTCACAGTAG
- a CDS encoding ferritin-like domain-containing protein — translation MASSQNLKEVYVDEMRDLWSANEQMQQVLQGLSRKASDQKLKEMLDKSVSGIRKHTETLKSVLEQAGGKVAKEHCKGMEGLVAEAKKHALDEDLDPSMRDLVIIAQYQRMSHYGLAGFGTAAAYAKALGDKDGEQKLKSIVKDIYKADEYISTLAEKAEQAAAKA, via the coding sequence ATGGCATCGTCCCAAAACCTCAAAGAAGTCTATGTCGACGAGATGAGGGATCTATGGTCTGCCAATGAGCAGATGCAGCAGGTCTTGCAAGGGCTCAGCCGAAAGGCTTCCGACCAGAAGCTGAAGGAGATGTTGGACAAGTCGGTGTCGGGGATCAGAAAGCATACCGAAACACTGAAGTCCGTGTTGGAGCAAGCTGGCGGCAAGGTTGCGAAAGAGCACTGCAAGGGCATGGAGGGGCTGGTCGCGGAAGCAAAGAAGCACGCGTTGGATGAGGATTTGGATCCCTCGATGCGCGATCTCGTCATTATCGCTCAGTACCAGCGGATGTCGCACTACGGACTTGCGGGGTTCGGTACTGCGGCCGCCTATGCCAAGGCCCTGGGTGATAAGGATGGTGAGCAGAAGCTCAAATCCATTGTCAAAGATATCTACAAGGCCGATGAATACATCAGCACGCTTGCGGAGAAGGCAGAACAGGCGGCAGCAAAGGCATGA
- a CDS encoding DUF2934 domain-containing protein produces the protein MSESDREERERLIRDLAYKLWEEAGCPEGQEKDFWYAARRSLDASPEGDPLTSPNISTDTAIERPET, from the coding sequence ATGTCCGAAAGCGATCGTGAGGAGCGGGAGCGGCTTATCCGCGACCTGGCTTACAAATTATGGGAGGAGGCTGGATGCCCGGAAGGACAAGAAAAAGACTTCTGGTACGCGGCCAGGAGATCCTTGGACGCTTCCCCGGAGGGGGATCCCCTGACAAGCCCGAACATCAGTACGGATACGGCAATCGAGCGGCCTGAAACCTAG
- a CDS encoding helix-turn-helix domain-containing protein encodes MLARVPRRPRRPLPEPEVPAGAKDPRIVLGERVNALRVALGLSQEDFAGRVGLDRTYVSGIERGLRNPTLLVLLRLAQALEVPVTELLEETQERKGERPPAKR; translated from the coding sequence GTGCTGGCGCGTGTCCCGCGCCGGCCGCGCCGGCCGCTGCCGGAGCCGGAGGTGCCGGCCGGGGCGAAGGATCCGAGGATCGTCCTGGGCGAGCGGGTGAACGCCCTGCGGGTGGCCCTTGGCCTCAGCCAGGAGGACTTCGCCGGCCGGGTGGGGCTGGACCGGACCTATGTGAGTGGCATCGAGCGGGGCCTGCGCAACCCCACCCTGCTGGTGCTGCTGCGCCTGGCGCAGGCGCTCGAGGTCCCGGTCACCGAGTTGCTGGAGGAGACGCAGGAGCGGAAGGGAGAGCGGCCGCCCGCGAAGCGCTGA